Proteins encoded in a region of the Nostoc sp. UHCC 0926 genome:
- a CDS encoding two-partner secretion domain-containing protein, with translation MHKTKFQIELWKTSSWLFKVSILYYISFPTPTAAQIVPDTTLTHNSRVTNQGNINIINEGTRLGTNLFHSFQDFSVSTGNTAFFNNAADIKNIISRVTGKSVSNIN, from the coding sequence GTGCATAAAACGAAATTTCAAATAGAACTGTGGAAAACTAGCTCCTGGCTTTTCAAAGTAAGTATATTATATTACATATCATTTCCCACTCCAACTGCTGCACAAATCGTTCCAGATACTACTCTCACTCACAATTCTCGCGTCACCAATCAAGGCAATATTAATATTATCAATGAAGGGACTAGATTAGGAACTAATTTATTCCACAGCTTTCAAGACTTTTCTGTTTCTACTGGAAATACTGCTTTTTTTAATAATGCTGCTGATATTAAAAACATTATTAGCCGCGTCACAGGCAAATCTGTTTCTAACATTAATTGA
- a CDS encoding group II intron maturase-specific domain-containing protein, which produces MFILKPGDDSKLLREYIDNFLETRGLKVKEAKTKVAHSTDGFDFLGWNFAVKPNGKFISTPSQKATDSIKTKVKEVMKDSRFTLEHRINKCGSMIRGWRNYHRFCDMSQHDLWALRYWLWKFIRKQGRYNRYETNKVIKRAIPSVSWSACKFVIVKGDKSPYDGDFVYWSKRENANYDGITARLLKKQNHKCTDCNLSFISGDIAELHHIDGNHDNWKPLNLEVLHRECHQHQTIHGRVRVRTAG; this is translated from the coding sequence GTGTTTATTCTGAAACCAGGAGATGACTCCAAACTCCTCCGAGAATACATTGATAACTTCTTGGAAACAAGAGGATTAAAAGTCAAAGAAGCCAAAACCAAAGTTGCACATAGTACAGATGGTTTCGACTTCCTTGGGTGGAACTTCGCAGTTAAACCCAATGGTAAATTCATCTCAACACCAAGTCAAAAAGCTACAGATAGCATTAAGACAAAAGTTAAAGAAGTGATGAAAGATAGTCGTTTCACTCTAGAGCATCGCATCAACAAATGTGGTTCGATGATAAGAGGGTGGAGAAATTACCACAGATTCTGCGATATGAGTCAACATGACCTATGGGCACTGCGCTACTGGTTATGGAAATTCATTCGGAAACAAGGAAGATACAACCGTTATGAAACCAATAAGGTTATAAAAAGAGCAATTCCTTCGGTCAGTTGGTCAGCTTGCAAGTTTGTCATTGTCAAAGGAGATAAATCACCCTATGATGGCGACTTTGTTTATTGGTCTAAACGCGAGAATGCTAACTACGATGGTATAACGGCACGACTTCTCAAGAAACAGAATCACAAATGTACAGACTGTAATCTATCGTTCATTTCAGGTGATATTGCGGAATTACACCACATTGACGGCAACCATGATAATTGGAAACCGTTAAATTTGGAAGTCCTGCACCGAGAATGTCACCAGCATCAGACCATTCATGGTCGGGTGAGAGTCCGAACAGCGGGATAG
- a CDS encoding tetratricopeptide repeat protein yields the protein MVQIVALASISTLVVSSYSSVWGQSHLIALRQCKNVDGKVISSGDRYLPAGSPLCPGDKIHPENGATVTVLCYLNREILYINQKNFSDAANKCAPPQVTEVEKYRCTNLKPQNCPTTFKGPDDNSVPRPRLISPYISGGRILTTRPSISWRAVPGATSYTVEMEGNNVNWQIQVNNTVLPYPKEQSQLKFGSTYRITVLAYQGNSVISYALLVISVLPEKDQLEIGSLVKQINELKIPPDEAAVKDLDTIYMSKNLVNESIDTLQARVAEGSKNPEIYRVLADRYLEAGLSNKAFSEYTTAIMLAKNSKNLKELSKVQESLKLWKFITNYQRARTGTSSNDEHI from the coding sequence ATGGTTCAAATTGTAGCACTTGCATCAATATCAACACTAGTTGTCTCAAGTTATAGTAGTGTATGGGGGCAATCTCACCTCATAGCCTTGCGTCAGTGCAAGAATGTTGATGGTAAGGTGATTAGTTCAGGCGATCGCTACTTGCCAGCAGGTAGTCCGCTCTGTCCGGGAGATAAGATTCACCCAGAGAATGGAGCCACAGTTACAGTCCTTTGCTATTTAAATCGAGAAATTTTATACATTAATCAAAAAAATTTTTCTGACGCTGCAAACAAATGTGCGCCACCACAAGTCACTGAGGTTGAGAAGTATCGATGTACGAATCTTAAACCGCAGAACTGTCCCACTACTTTTAAAGGTCCAGATGATAACTCTGTACCAAGACCAAGATTAATTAGTCCTTACATTAGTGGCGGTAGAATTTTGACTACCCGACCCTCAATTTCTTGGCGTGCAGTTCCAGGTGCGACTAGTTACACAGTAGAGATGGAAGGTAATAATGTTAACTGGCAGATACAAGTAAACAATACTGTACTGCCGTATCCAAAGGAGCAATCCCAATTAAAATTTGGAAGTACGTATAGGATTACTGTGCTTGCGTACCAGGGTAACTCTGTTATAAGTTACGCACTCTTAGTAATTAGTGTTTTACCGGAAAAAGACCAACTGGAGATTGGCTCATTGGTTAAACAAATTAACGAATTGAAAATACCTCCAGATGAAGCTGCTGTTAAGGATCTAGATACTATATACATGTCAAAAAATTTGGTAAATGAATCGATAGATACATTACAGGCAAGAGTGGCAGAAGGAAGTAAAAACCCTGAAATCTATCGAGTATTGGCAGATCGCTATTTAGAGGCAGGATTGTCTAATAAGGCTTTTAGTGAATACACAACAGCGATTATGTTAGCTAAAAATAGTAAGAACTTAAAGGAATTATCAAAGGTGCAAGAAAGTTTAAAGCTGTGGAAATTTATAACCAACTACCAACGAGCAAGAACGGGGACCAGTAGTAATGATGAGCATATTTAG
- a CDS encoding aromatic ring-hydroxylating dioxygenase subunit alpha — MQSEFNFFQHWYPVSPIQDIDPKRPTSVVILGLRLVIWKPKSSKTYQVFLDQCPHRLAPLSEGRVDTQTGNLMCSYHGWQFDTQGICTYIPQIENSEIVTKNQKNLCAVTLPVRQENDLLWVWPDAKSAEQASVTPLPLSPQIDASKGFVWDSFVRDLEYDWQTLVENVADPAHVPFAHHGLQGNRQQAVPMPMNIEKSTVDLIEVLLERDLRRTTITFQPPCRLEYAISIGDSGKQLGIVTYCIPVSPGKSRIVAQFPINFVKTLHHLIPRWWVHIMIRNPILDGDMILLHQQEHFLQQRQSVESWKTAYKLPTSADRLVIEFRNWFDKYCYGHLPWSQVGISTQENSKINDNRSVVLDRYKQHTQHCSSCRGALRVIQRLQVVLLAYSAITISGVAILPDPLRVKLGLALIITALLSLAACTWLKLWLVPKFYFVDYVHAKK; from the coding sequence ATACAATCTGAGTTCAACTTTTTTCAACATTGGTATCCTGTCTCTCCGATTCAAGATATTGATCCAAAGCGTCCTACCTCAGTAGTTATTTTAGGACTGCGCTTAGTTATCTGGAAGCCTAAATCATCTAAGACTTACCAAGTGTTTCTAGATCAATGTCCACACCGTCTTGCTCCTTTGAGTGAAGGGCGTGTTGATACACAGACAGGCAATTTGATGTGTAGTTATCATGGCTGGCAGTTTGATACCCAAGGAATCTGTACCTATATTCCTCAAATAGAGAATTCAGAAATTGTTACTAAGAATCAAAAAAATCTGTGTGCAGTTACATTGCCAGTTCGTCAGGAAAATGATTTACTTTGGGTTTGGCCTGATGCCAAGTCAGCAGAACAAGCATCTGTTACACCTTTACCTCTGTCACCTCAAATAGATGCTAGCAAAGGTTTCGTTTGGGATTCTTTTGTGCGCGATTTAGAATATGATTGGCAAACTCTTGTTGAAAACGTGGCAGATCCTGCTCATGTTCCTTTTGCTCATCATGGGTTGCAGGGTAATCGACAACAAGCAGTACCCATGCCAATGAATATTGAGAAATCAACAGTAGATTTAATTGAAGTACTTCTTGAAAGAGACTTGAGAAGAACAACAATAACTTTTCAACCGCCTTGCCGCTTGGAGTATGCAATTAGCATTGGCGACTCTGGAAAGCAGTTAGGAATCGTTACTTATTGTATTCCAGTATCTCCAGGTAAGTCAAGAATTGTAGCTCAGTTTCCGATTAATTTTGTTAAAACACTTCATCATCTGATACCTCGTTGGTGGGTTCACATCATGATCCGTAATCCGATTCTTGATGGAGATATGATTCTTTTACATCAGCAAGAGCATTTTCTTCAACAGAGACAATCTGTTGAAAGTTGGAAAACTGCTTACAAGCTACCTACAAGTGCAGATCGTTTAGTGATTGAGTTTAGAAATTGGTTTGATAAATATTGTTACGGGCATTTACCGTGGAGTCAAGTCGGAATTAGTACTCAAGAAAACTCGAAAATTAATGACAATCGCTCTGTGGTGCTGGATCGCTACAAACAACATACTCAGCACTGTAGTAGCTGCCGAGGGGCGCTGAGGGTAATCCAACGTTTGCAAGTGGTACTGTTGGCATACTCTGCTATTACTATTTCAGGAGTTGCTATCCTTCCAGATCCGCTTAGAGTCAAGCTTGGTTTAGCGCTAATTATTACAGCACTATTAAGTTTGGCAGCTTGCACTTGGCTCAAACTTTGGCTTGTCCCTAAATTTTACTTTGTAGACTATGTTCATGCCAAAAAATAA
- a CDS encoding CHAT domain-containing protein, producing MLLILKTLLAASQANLFLTLIDLDDTIEVILQAQDRSLYHYSVEANLVKENVNALFWSLQEQKLATIDVEQIILPSQALYEKLIAPIASYLPASGTLIFILDKSFQSIPMGILYDGKNYLIEHYSIAATLGSKIRSPKPLSKKRFTALIAALSKPSPSLLDRNAPKGIRSLPKAFEEVKDVQSQTQSSLTLLDEKFTSLRLEQEINKNNFPIVHISTHGQFSSDPLKTVLLAYDQVINIREFDKLLKGKVQTDADAIELLVLSACQTAKGNKSSALGMAGVAAQAGARTTIATLWLVDADSTALLMEEFYKGLKNGIPKAEALRLAQLTLMKNPKYAHHYYWSPFLLVGSWL from the coding sequence ATGCTGCTGATATTAAAAACATTATTAGCCGCGTCACAGGCAAATCTGTTTCTAACATTAATTGATTTAGATGACACTATAGAAGTTATTTTACAGGCTCAAGACCGCTCTCTTTATCATTACTCTGTTGAAGCAAATCTAGTTAAAGAAAATGTTAATGCTCTTTTCTGGAGTTTACAGGAGCAGAAACTCGCAACTATTGATGTCGAACAAATTATTTTGCCTTCTCAAGCACTTTATGAAAAATTAATTGCACCAATAGCATCATATCTACCTGCATCAGGAACATTGATATTTATCTTAGATAAATCTTTCCAAAGTATACCAATGGGCATATTATATGATGGAAAAAATTATCTCATCGAGCATTACAGCATTGCAGCCACTCTCGGTTCTAAAATTCGATCTCCCAAACCTTTATCAAAAAAGCGGTTTACAGCTCTCATCGCTGCTTTGTCTAAGCCCAGCCCCAGCTTGTTAGATCGCAACGCTCCTAAAGGCATCAGATCACTACCCAAAGCCTTTGAAGAAGTAAAAGATGTCCAAAGTCAAACACAATCTTCCCTTACACTACTAGACGAAAAGTTTACTAGTCTCCGTCTAGAGCAAGAAATAAATAAAAATAATTTCCCAATCGTTCATATTAGCACTCATGGACAGTTTAGTTCTGACCCTTTGAAGACGGTACTTCTAGCTTATGATCAGGTCATCAATATTAGAGAATTTGATAAATTACTAAAAGGTAAAGTTCAAACTGATGCAGATGCAATTGAGTTATTAGTTTTAAGTGCGTGTCAGACTGCAAAGGGTAATAAAAGTTCAGCATTAGGAATGGCTGGAGTAGCTGCACAAGCAGGTGCGAGAACTACGATAGCTACTTTGTGGCTGGTAGATGCAGATTCTACTGCTTTGTTAATGGAAGAATTCTACAAGGGATTGAAAAATGGTATTCCGAAAGCAGAGGCACTGCGTCTGGCACAACTAACATTAATGAAAAATCCTAAATATGCTCATCATTACTACTGGTCCCCGTTCTTGCTCGTTGGTAGTTGGTTATAA
- a CDS encoding reverse transcriptase N-terminal domain-containing protein: MTTELNPVDKWKSIPWRKLRKIVFRLQVRIFKAQKNGNVPLVRKLQKLLLSSKAAKLLAIRQVTQLNTGRKTAGVDGKKALEPSQRLALLEVLVKNWKQWKR; this comes from the coding sequence ATGACAACGGAGTTAAATCCAGTTGATAAATGGAAATCGATTCCTTGGCGCAAGCTGCGGAAAATCGTGTTTCGCCTACAAGTAAGAATATTTAAGGCTCAAAAGAACGGTAACGTGCCCCTGGTGCGTAAACTTCAAAAGCTCTTATTAAGCTCTAAAGCAGCAAAATTGCTTGCCATTCGACAAGTAACGCAACTGAATACTGGGCGGAAGACCGCAGGGGTGGACGGAAAGAAAGCCCTCGAACCCTCTCAAAGATTGGCACTACTTGAAGTGTTAGTTAAGAACTGGAAGCAATGGAAACGATGA